A stretch of Lathyrus oleraceus cultivar Zhongwan6 chromosome 6, CAAS_Psat_ZW6_1.0, whole genome shotgun sequence DNA encodes these proteins:
- the LOC127094557 gene encoding uncharacterized protein LOC127094557 produces the protein MSQHPSSSGPKSSQHAKTSSVEFVDEDVMDVTPLCMIPGDTTGTSSNAGDKQGNTSGNSSLPKDMYYTDRAIRRLVTRILSEGHKVEGVSTPLSRREPSPEGEPHADKDDDSSRSEKEVAAEGLCSLGKTLPSKKQSVPQENIIDLEEESTEGEDEPLVHLVKPSVAEKLRTKKGKSMAKMRAARVKKTAGIGPSKLWSKVEAVQKSPGKAAAVHLDNISFHLEDGAAKWKYVIQRRVAIEIELGQEAVEVKVVIELIKNAGLMKTVVTLPQCYEGLVKEFIVNIPEDIHDKNSREFCKLSAVYNVGLYYMNIMF, from the exons atgtctcaacatccatcatcatctggCCCCAAATCTTCCCAACATGCAAAGACTTCATCTGTGGAGTTTGTAGATGAAGATGTAATGGACGTCACTCCTCTGTGCATGATACCGGGCGACACCACAGGTACCTCCTCCAATgctggagataagcaaggtaatacctctGGTAACTCCTCTCTTCCTAAAGACATGTATTACACTGATCGCGCTATAAGGAGACTGGTTACTAGAATTCTGAGTGAAGGACATAAAGTTGAAGGGGTctctacccctctgtccagaagggaacCCTCTCCTGAGGGAGAACCCcatgctgataaagatgatgattcatctagatcagaaaaagAGGTGGCTGCTGAAGGGCTttgctctctaggtaaaaccctacctagcaagaaacaAAGTGTGCCTCAAGAAAATATTATTGATCTAGAGGAAGAAAGCACTGAAGGAGAGGATGAGCCTTTGGTTCATCTGGTTAAACCTAGCGTAGCTGAGAAACTGAGAACTAAGAAAGGGAAAAGTATGGCTAAAATGAGAGCTGCTAGAGTGAAAAAGACTGCAGGAATAGGACCCTCAAAACTCTGGAGCAAGGTTGAG GCTGTTCAGAAATCTCCTGGTAAGGCTGCTGCTGTTCatctagacaatatctcctttcatttggaagatggAGCAGCAAAGTGGAAATATGTCATTCAGAGAAGAGTAGCCATTGAAATAGAACTTGGACAAgaagctgtagaggtaaaggTGGTTATTGAGCTGATCAAAAATGCTGGACTCATGAAAACTGTGGTAACTCTACCCCAATGCTATGAGGGGTTGGTTaaagagtttattgttaatatCCCCGAGGATATTCATGATAAGAACAGCAGGGAGTTTTGCAAG ctttCAGCTGTGTATAATGTTGGTTTGTACTACatgaatattatgttttaa